The genomic window TTCTTTACTAATTTATGATTATGCTTAGCAGCTGTGGTAAACACATCCGCACCACGTTCCTTGGCAAATTGAATAGCAAATTGCCCAACAGCACCTGCACCAGCCTCAATTAAAATAGTATCACCTTGCACTACTTGTAATTTATCTAAAGCAATTAAAGCCGTCATGCCGGCACAAGGAAGTGTTGCCGCTTCACTTGCTTTAACATTTTCTGGCACAATAGAAACGGCAAAGTTAGGCACTTTAGCGTACTCACTTAGCACGCCTTGTTGACCAATATTGGCATGCCACATAACGCGGTCGCCAATATTAGGAAACAGACCTTTTTTAGCTTGAACGACAATGCCAACGGCATCTAAACCAAGAATATGAGGATATTGCCATTGAGAAAATCCACTTTTAGCGAAATAAGCATCAATAGGATTGAGGCCTACATATTCAACCTTAACTAACAGCTCGTGTTCATCGCACTCAGGTAACGGCAATTGCACGTCAGATAAACGGATTTTTTCGCTTGCCTTTTCAAGCACTATAGCTCGCATAGAAGTAGGTCGATCAATATTGGACAATATCTCAGTAGTTAGCATAAAAAAACTCAAACTTTACAAGGTGATTAAACCGTAACTCCACCGACCATTAAAAGCCTGATAGGCACTTACTTTGGCGAGAGATGAAGAAATGGTCGCGTTTACTGCATTTTCTTGGGCTATTAAAACATCCTGCCGCGCATCTAACAACTCTAAGTAAGGGATTTGCCCCTCTTGATACATAGCGTTAGCTTGCATAAAAGCCTGATGAGCAAATTGAAAACGTTTATCCGCAAAGCGTTTTTGTTCAAGGTGCTTTGTCAGCAATTGTAACGATAGTTCACTGTCATTAATAGCCGCTAAAACAACCTGCTGGTATTGGCTATAAGCCGCTTCACTTAAATATTGCTGCGCATCACGTTGCGCCAATAAAGCTGGATAGCTTAATAATGAC from Colwellia sp. PAMC 20917 includes these protein-coding regions:
- a CDS encoding zinc-binding dehydrogenase codes for the protein MLTTEILSNIDRPTSMRAIVLEKASEKIRLSDVQLPLPECDEHELLVKVEYVGLNPIDAYFAKSGFSQWQYPHILGLDAVGIVVQAKKGLFPNIGDRVMWHANIGQQGVLSEYAKVPNFAVSIVPENVKASEAATLPCAGMTALIALDKLQVVQGDTILIEAGAGAVGQFAIQFAKERGADVFTTAAKHNHKLVKKLGADAIFDYHDKKLCQKIRLALGPQGFDAVLDSVGGDSTMRNIELMRFCGRIACLRPLPNIDQELMFRKAPNIGIVSLAGAWLANSLCAQQKMSFKSNQLLDALAKGSIQTPDITLIEFNAQQVSRALHIQVDGGFTGKQVVKIFS